One Ictalurus furcatus strain D&B chromosome 25, Billie_1.0, whole genome shotgun sequence DNA window includes the following coding sequences:
- the ints7 gene encoding integrator complex subunit 7 isoform X2 translates to MLGSLASIIPERKNAHHSIRQSLDSHDNVEVEAAIFAAASFSSHSKDFAAGICNKISEMIQGLATPVELKLKLIPMLQYMHHDAALASRSRELLQELVSSYPSTPMVIVTLHTFTQLSLSALIHIPKQIDLLLQYLKEDPRKAVKRLAVQDLKLLAKKAPHMWSRKNIQMLCESALSTPYDGLKLGMASVLSTLSGTIAIKQYFSPTTGESPPSPHLTDIVKLAQECCYHSNLAVAAHGVTVLANVAISCPEKDVVQLEQDTVMGMESLLLLCSQDDGASAQTTLKTVLVCLVRMLRARPLLSQVCVEFLLAQLHHSCDSACVAICHALAAIVTQLPVLGESMLGNLLELYSSATLRSSDKQQELLVCLATVVFVASQSSLSAEVKDVIRPQLEASANGWTVYRIARQASRMGCHEFSSELYQSLRTRVASEHFYFWLNALMEFSQAEHCLTSLADGDYSGAISAITDALKSYQKGFTSLTAASTPLSPLTFQCEFVKLRIDTLQALAQLICTCNSLKTSPPPAIAASMALSSGSELQRCGRISQQMKLSTDEFRSLASRYADLYQSSFDADSATLRNVELQQQSCLLISYVIEALILDPHTASLQDFGPLSSVQAESKYERRMQSVFNLVLEEVETLSRKHPPVSYLHTGCLCDAVIALLKVPLSFQRHFFQKLQSTSIKLALSPSPRTPNEPIPVQNTQQLTLKVEGVIQHGFTPGLFRKIHSVCLTASATLQSKPAPDFKVPLESKANEIEQRVEPHNDYFSTQFLLNFSVPGSHSVTVEACVVDESGVQWKTGPTSTVSVKSMEDPFSQQLRHQQAGAQAAQRSVPARFQ, encoded by the exons ATGCTGGGCAGCCTGGCGTCCATCATCCCCGAAAGGAAAAACGCCCATCACAGCATTCGCCAGAGTTTGGACTCGCACGACAACGTGGAAGTGGAGGCCGCCATCTTTGCAGCAGCCAGTTTCTCATCTCACTCAAA agaCTTTGCAGCGGGGATTTGCAACAAGATCAGCGAGATGATTCAAG gCCTGGCCACTCCAGTGGAACTGAAGCTGAAGCTGATCCCCATGCTCCAGTACATGCACCACGATGCAGCTTTGGCCTCCCGGAGCAGGGAGCTGCTGCAGGAGCTTGTCTCCTCGTACCCCTCCACACCCATGGTGATCGTTACGCTGCACACCTTCACGCAGCTTTCCCTCTCTGCTCTCATCCACATCCCCAAACAG ATCGATTTGCTCCTGCAGTATCTGAAGGAAGACCCGAGAAAAGCGGTGAAAAGACTCGCCGTTCAGGACCTGAAGCTCCTGGCGAAGAAAGCTCCTCACATGTGGAGCAGAAAGAACATACAG ATGTTGTGCGAGAGCGCCCTCAGCACCCCTTATGATGGTCTAAAACTCGGCATGGCCTCTGTCCTGTCTACACTCTCTGGAACCATCGCAATCAAGCAGTACTTTAGCCCTaccacag GTGAATCCCCACCGTCTCCTCACCTGACTGACATTGTCAAGCTGGCGCAGGAGTGCTGTTACCATAGCAACCTGGCCGTGGCAGCCCACGGCGTGACTGTGCTAGCTAACGTTGCCATCTCCTGCCCCGAGAAAG ATGTTGTACAGTTGGAGCAGGACACGGTGATGGGGATGGAGTCTTTACTGTTGCTGTGCAGTCAGGACGACGGCGCGTCCGCTCAGACCACGCTGAAA ACGGTGCTGGTGTGTCTGGTGAGGATGCTGAGGGCGCGTCCTCTCCTCAGTCAGGTGTGCGTGGAGTTCCTCTTGGCCCAGCTGCACCACTCCTGTGACTCGGCTTGCGTCGCTATCTGCCACGCTCTGGCCGCCATCGTTACTCAGCTGCCCGTGCTGGGGGAGAGCATGCTGGGAAATCTACTGGAGCTGTACAGCAGTGCCACTCTCAGGAGCTCTGATAAACAGCAGGAACTTTTG GTCTGTTTGGCCACGGTGGTGTTTGTGGCGAGTCAGTCGTCTCTGAGTGCTGAGGTGAAAGACGTGATTCGCCCGCAGCTGGAAGCCTCGGCTAACGGCTGGACCGTCTACCGCATTGCGCGTCAGGCCTCGCGCATG GGCTGCCACGAGTTCTCCAGCGAGCTGTACCAAAGTCTGCGCACGCGCGTTGCCTCCGAGCACTTCTACTTCTGGCTGAACGCGCTGATGGAGTTCTCGCAGGCCGAGCACTGCCTGACCAGCCTGGCTGACGGAGACTACAGCGGAGCCATCAGTGCCATCACCGATGCCCTCAAATCCTACCAGAAAGGCTTCACTTCCCTCACG GCAGCGAGCACCCCTCTGAGTCCTCTGACGTTCCAGTGCGAGTTTGTGAAGCTGCGAATCGACACGCTGCAGGCTCTGGCCCAGCTTATCTGCACCTGTAACAGCCTAAAGACGAGTCCTCCACCTGCCATCGCCGCCAGCATGGCTCTGTCGTCTGGGAGTGAACTGCAGCGCTGCGGACGCATCTCCCAGCAG ATGAAGCTCTCCACGGATGAATTCCGGAGTCTTGCGAGTCGCTACGCTGATTTGTACCAGTCCTCCTTCGACGCTGATTCAGCCACACTCCGAAACGTCGAACT GCAACAGCAGAGCTGCCTGCTTATTTCCTACGTGATCGAAGCTTTAATACTCGACCCTCACACTGCCAG CTTGCAGGATTTTGGCCCGCTGAGTTCAGTTCAAGCAGAGAGCAAGTATGAGCGCAGGATGCAGTCTGTGTTCAACCTCGTGCTGGAGGAAGTGGAGACGCTGAGCAGGAAGCACCCTCCTGTTTCTTACCTG CACACTGGCTGCCTGTGTGACGCCGTCATCGCTCTGCTCAAAGTCCCGCTGTCCTTCCAGAGGCATTTCTTCCAAAAACTGCAGTCCACCAGTATCAAA CTGGCTCTGTCTCCATCTCCTCGCACGCCCAACGAGCCAATCCCGGTGCAGAACACCCAGCAGTTGACGCTAAAGGTCGAAGGAGTCATTCAGCACGGCTTCACTCCCGGCCTCTTCCGCAAAATCCACTCGGTCTGCCTGACCGCCAGCGCCACGCTGCAGTCCAAACCTGCTCCGGACTTCAAG GTTCCTCTCGAGTCCAAGGCCAATGAGATCGAGCAGCGGGTGGAGCCTCATAACGACTACTTCAGCACTCAGTTCCTGCTGAACTTCTCTGTGCCGGGGAGCCACAGTGTGACGGTGGAGGCGTGTGTGGTGGACGAGAGCGGGGTGCAGTGGAAAACCGGGCCCACGAGTACAGTGAGCGTGAAATCCATGGAGGATCCGTTCTCGCAACAGCTCCGCCATCAGCAGGCTGGAGCTCAGGCAGCTCAGCGCAGCGTCCCCGCCCGCTTCCAGTAA
- the ints7 gene encoding integrator complex subunit 7 isoform X1: MSLSTARSFLSEAGYGEQELDANSALMELDKGLRSCKLGEQCEAVVLFPKLFQKYPFPILINSAFLKLADIFRLGNNFLRLCVLKVTQQSEKHLEKILNVDEFVKRVFSVIHSNDPVARAITLRMLGSLASIIPERKNAHHSIRQSLDSHDNVEVEAAIFAAASFSSHSKDFAAGICNKISEMIQGLATPVELKLKLIPMLQYMHHDAALASRSRELLQELVSSYPSTPMVIVTLHTFTQLSLSALIHIPKQIDLLLQYLKEDPRKAVKRLAVQDLKLLAKKAPHMWSRKNIQMLCESALSTPYDGLKLGMASVLSTLSGTIAIKQYFSPTTGESPPSPHLTDIVKLAQECCYHSNLAVAAHGVTVLANVAISCPEKDVVQLEQDTVMGMESLLLLCSQDDGASAQTTLKTVLVCLVRMLRARPLLSQVCVEFLLAQLHHSCDSACVAICHALAAIVTQLPVLGESMLGNLLELYSSATLRSSDKQQELLVCLATVVFVASQSSLSAEVKDVIRPQLEASANGWTVYRIARQASRMGCHEFSSELYQSLRTRVASEHFYFWLNALMEFSQAEHCLTSLADGDYSGAISAITDALKSYQKGFTSLTAASTPLSPLTFQCEFVKLRIDTLQALAQLICTCNSLKTSPPPAIAASMALSSGSELQRCGRISQQMKLSTDEFRSLASRYADLYQSSFDADSATLRNVELQQQSCLLISYVIEALILDPHTASLQDFGPLSSVQAESKYERRMQSVFNLVLEEVETLSRKHPPVSYLHTGCLCDAVIALLKVPLSFQRHFFQKLQSTSIKLALSPSPRTPNEPIPVQNTQQLTLKVEGVIQHGFTPGLFRKIHSVCLTASATLQSKPAPDFKVPLESKANEIEQRVEPHNDYFSTQFLLNFSVPGSHSVTVEACVVDESGVQWKTGPTSTVSVKSMEDPFSQQLRHQQAGAQAAQRSVPARFQ; this comes from the exons ATGTCTCTTTCAACCGCGCGCTCTTTCTTATCGGAGGCCGGCTACGGGGAACAGGAGTTGGACGCTAATTCGGCTCTCATGGAGCTGGACAAAG GCCTGAGATCGTGCAAACTGGGGGAGCAGTGTGAAGCTGTGGTGCTCTTTCCCAAGCTCTTCCAGAAATATCCCTTCCCCATCCTCATCAACTCGGCCTTCCTGAAACTGGCCGACATTTTCAGACTCGG GAACAACTTCCTCCGGCTGTGTGTGCTGAAAGTGACCCAGCAGAGCGAGAAGCACCTGGAGAAGATCCTGAACGTGGACGAGTTTGTTAAAAGAGTCTTTTCCGTCATCCACAGTAACGATCCCGTAGCCAGAGCCATCACACTCAG AATGCTGGGCAGCCTGGCGTCCATCATCCCCGAAAGGAAAAACGCCCATCACAGCATTCGCCAGAGTTTGGACTCGCACGACAACGTGGAAGTGGAGGCCGCCATCTTTGCAGCAGCCAGTTTCTCATCTCACTCAAA agaCTTTGCAGCGGGGATTTGCAACAAGATCAGCGAGATGATTCAAG gCCTGGCCACTCCAGTGGAACTGAAGCTGAAGCTGATCCCCATGCTCCAGTACATGCACCACGATGCAGCTTTGGCCTCCCGGAGCAGGGAGCTGCTGCAGGAGCTTGTCTCCTCGTACCCCTCCACACCCATGGTGATCGTTACGCTGCACACCTTCACGCAGCTTTCCCTCTCTGCTCTCATCCACATCCCCAAACAG ATCGATTTGCTCCTGCAGTATCTGAAGGAAGACCCGAGAAAAGCGGTGAAAAGACTCGCCGTTCAGGACCTGAAGCTCCTGGCGAAGAAAGCTCCTCACATGTGGAGCAGAAAGAACATACAG ATGTTGTGCGAGAGCGCCCTCAGCACCCCTTATGATGGTCTAAAACTCGGCATGGCCTCTGTCCTGTCTACACTCTCTGGAACCATCGCAATCAAGCAGTACTTTAGCCCTaccacag GTGAATCCCCACCGTCTCCTCACCTGACTGACATTGTCAAGCTGGCGCAGGAGTGCTGTTACCATAGCAACCTGGCCGTGGCAGCCCACGGCGTGACTGTGCTAGCTAACGTTGCCATCTCCTGCCCCGAGAAAG ATGTTGTACAGTTGGAGCAGGACACGGTGATGGGGATGGAGTCTTTACTGTTGCTGTGCAGTCAGGACGACGGCGCGTCCGCTCAGACCACGCTGAAA ACGGTGCTGGTGTGTCTGGTGAGGATGCTGAGGGCGCGTCCTCTCCTCAGTCAGGTGTGCGTGGAGTTCCTCTTGGCCCAGCTGCACCACTCCTGTGACTCGGCTTGCGTCGCTATCTGCCACGCTCTGGCCGCCATCGTTACTCAGCTGCCCGTGCTGGGGGAGAGCATGCTGGGAAATCTACTGGAGCTGTACAGCAGTGCCACTCTCAGGAGCTCTGATAAACAGCAGGAACTTTTG GTCTGTTTGGCCACGGTGGTGTTTGTGGCGAGTCAGTCGTCTCTGAGTGCTGAGGTGAAAGACGTGATTCGCCCGCAGCTGGAAGCCTCGGCTAACGGCTGGACCGTCTACCGCATTGCGCGTCAGGCCTCGCGCATG GGCTGCCACGAGTTCTCCAGCGAGCTGTACCAAAGTCTGCGCACGCGCGTTGCCTCCGAGCACTTCTACTTCTGGCTGAACGCGCTGATGGAGTTCTCGCAGGCCGAGCACTGCCTGACCAGCCTGGCTGACGGAGACTACAGCGGAGCCATCAGTGCCATCACCGATGCCCTCAAATCCTACCAGAAAGGCTTCACTTCCCTCACG GCAGCGAGCACCCCTCTGAGTCCTCTGACGTTCCAGTGCGAGTTTGTGAAGCTGCGAATCGACACGCTGCAGGCTCTGGCCCAGCTTATCTGCACCTGTAACAGCCTAAAGACGAGTCCTCCACCTGCCATCGCCGCCAGCATGGCTCTGTCGTCTGGGAGTGAACTGCAGCGCTGCGGACGCATCTCCCAGCAG ATGAAGCTCTCCACGGATGAATTCCGGAGTCTTGCGAGTCGCTACGCTGATTTGTACCAGTCCTCCTTCGACGCTGATTCAGCCACACTCCGAAACGTCGAACT GCAACAGCAGAGCTGCCTGCTTATTTCCTACGTGATCGAAGCTTTAATACTCGACCCTCACACTGCCAG CTTGCAGGATTTTGGCCCGCTGAGTTCAGTTCAAGCAGAGAGCAAGTATGAGCGCAGGATGCAGTCTGTGTTCAACCTCGTGCTGGAGGAAGTGGAGACGCTGAGCAGGAAGCACCCTCCTGTTTCTTACCTG CACACTGGCTGCCTGTGTGACGCCGTCATCGCTCTGCTCAAAGTCCCGCTGTCCTTCCAGAGGCATTTCTTCCAAAAACTGCAGTCCACCAGTATCAAA CTGGCTCTGTCTCCATCTCCTCGCACGCCCAACGAGCCAATCCCGGTGCAGAACACCCAGCAGTTGACGCTAAAGGTCGAAGGAGTCATTCAGCACGGCTTCACTCCCGGCCTCTTCCGCAAAATCCACTCGGTCTGCCTGACCGCCAGCGCCACGCTGCAGTCCAAACCTGCTCCGGACTTCAAG GTTCCTCTCGAGTCCAAGGCCAATGAGATCGAGCAGCGGGTGGAGCCTCATAACGACTACTTCAGCACTCAGTTCCTGCTGAACTTCTCTGTGCCGGGGAGCCACAGTGTGACGGTGGAGGCGTGTGTGGTGGACGAGAGCGGGGTGCAGTGGAAAACCGGGCCCACGAGTACAGTGAGCGTGAAATCCATGGAGGATCCGTTCTCGCAACAGCTCCGCCATCAGCAGGCTGGAGCTCAGGCAGCTCAGCGCAGCGTCCCCGCCCGCTTCCAGTAA